A genomic stretch from Halogranum gelatinilyticum includes:
- the glmM gene encoding phosphoglucosamine mutase, translating to MFGTSGVRGPIGEDVTAALALAVGRALASEGTQRVVVGRDPRESGEVLRDALVAGLRECGADVIDLGQAATPTIARSVSWYTADAGVSITASHNPAPDNGLKLWNPSGQAFDTEQRAAIAERIETEDFDLKPWDELGTAQSDTTAQTRHVDALTAKQNSLNGLSVTVDVGNGAGQVTADSLYELGCDVETLNAQPDGRFPARPSEPTAENCKRLCQHVAATDTDLGIAHDGDADRMRAVDETGEFLSGDALLALFGIHEATEGTRIAAPVDTSLAVDDALADCGASVTRTRVGDVFVAEEVTNSDVVFGGEPSGAWIWPDETLCPDGSLAAVKLAALVADRGPLSELVDSIEQYPIRRDNVDVDDKTEVMNAIRNHVLEEYDNVSTIDGVRIEMGTGWILIRASGTQPLIRLTAEARNSKHADTLLTEARTLLQRFC from the coding sequence ATGTTTGGCACAAGCGGTGTCCGTGGTCCCATCGGAGAAGACGTCACTGCAGCACTCGCCCTTGCAGTCGGACGTGCGCTTGCAAGCGAAGGAACACAACGAGTTGTCGTCGGTCGTGACCCTCGTGAGAGCGGCGAGGTACTGCGTGATGCACTCGTTGCCGGCCTTCGAGAATGCGGTGCTGATGTCATCGATCTCGGCCAAGCAGCAACGCCGACAATTGCTCGAAGCGTGAGTTGGTACACAGCCGACGCTGGTGTCTCTATCACTGCGTCACACAACCCGGCACCTGATAACGGCCTCAAACTCTGGAACCCGTCTGGACAGGCATTCGATACAGAGCAACGAGCAGCAATCGCTGAACGAATCGAGACTGAAGACTTCGACCTCAAACCGTGGGACGAACTCGGAACCGCCCAGTCGGATACGACTGCACAAACCCGCCATGTCGACGCGCTTACAGCGAAACAAAACTCCCTCAACGGACTCTCAGTCACCGTTGACGTCGGTAACGGTGCTGGCCAGGTAACTGCTGATTCCCTCTACGAACTCGGCTGTGACGTCGAGACACTCAATGCCCAACCCGATGGTCGCTTCCCCGCACGTCCGAGCGAACCAACGGCAGAAAACTGCAAGCGATTGTGCCAACACGTCGCCGCAACTGACACAGACCTCGGAATCGCACACGACGGCGACGCAGACCGTATGCGTGCAGTCGACGAGACCGGTGAGTTCCTCTCTGGCGACGCCCTACTCGCGCTGTTCGGTATTCACGAGGCAACTGAAGGGACTCGCATCGCAGCTCCGGTCGACACAAGCCTCGCAGTCGACGACGCTCTCGCAGACTGTGGCGCGTCTGTCACCCGAACTCGCGTCGGCGACGTGTTTGTTGCTGAAGAAGTGACTAATTCCGACGTCGTCTTCGGTGGGGAGCCAAGCGGGGCATGGATTTGGCCTGACGAAACGCTCTGTCCCGATGGCTCGCTCGCTGCCGTGAAACTGGCTGCACTCGTTGCCGACCGTGGCCCACTCTCAGAGCTTGTCGATTCTATCGAGCAGTACCCGATTCGACGCGACAACGTCGACGTCGATGACAAAACAGAGGTGATGAACGCTATCCGAAATCACGTCCTTGAGGAGTACGACAACGTTTCGACTATCGACGGCGTCCGAATCGAGATGGGCACTGGTTGGATCCTCATTCGAGCGAGTGGGACACAACCACTGATTCGACTGACTGCAGAAGCACGCAACAGCAAACACGCTGATACCCTTCTCACTGAAGCACGAACGCTACTCCAGCGGTTCTGCTAA
- a CDS encoding glycosyltransferase family 2 protein produces the protein MHSSTRENREPELRNGNARNEHRETVSEAKTASQSQDAIVVVGIPAYNEEVGVGSTILAAQDYADKVVVVDDGSSDNTVSIARASGATVIIHDENKGKGAAVQTLFDHVRRTKCDAFVILDGDGQHHPRDIPRVVSPILEGESDLVIGSRYLDQNPDDETPLYRRFGQRVLDFLTAGSSGQNLTDTQSGFRAFAPTAVERLSITTSGMGVESEMIGDAVDKGLEIEEAPIDVRYEGVDGQTYNPLRHGLTVATFILQLIRDRHPLIFFGVPGVVLTVAGTLYGLDTILIYQVSGVFYPGKVLIAGFTTILGVLGVFVGLILNRISNMITELKHDFRP, from the coding sequence TTGCACTCAAGCACTCGAGAGAATAGAGAGCCAGAACTGAGAAATGGAAACGCACGAAATGAGCACCGTGAGACTGTTTCTGAAGCAAAAACGGCTTCACAATCTCAAGATGCCATCGTGGTGGTTGGGATTCCAGCATACAATGAAGAGGTGGGGGTTGGGAGTACAATCCTTGCTGCACAGGATTATGCTGACAAAGTTGTCGTCGTCGACGACGGCAGTTCAGACAATACGGTTTCAATTGCTCGTGCGTCCGGTGCAACAGTCATTATCCACGATGAAAACAAAGGGAAGGGTGCTGCAGTCCAGACACTCTTCGACCACGTTCGACGCACTAAGTGTGACGCCTTTGTGATTCTTGATGGAGACGGCCAGCATCACCCTCGTGATATCCCACGAGTCGTCTCACCTATTCTGGAAGGGGAAAGTGACCTCGTTATTGGGAGCCGGTATCTCGATCAGAACCCAGACGACGAGACACCCCTCTACCGGCGATTCGGCCAACGAGTACTGGACTTCCTAACCGCTGGCTCTAGTGGACAGAATCTCACGGACACGCAAAGTGGGTTCCGTGCGTTCGCGCCGACTGCAGTTGAACGTCTTTCGATTACAACCTCAGGCATGGGGGTCGAAAGCGAGATGATTGGTGATGCTGTTGACAAAGGGCTGGAAATTGAAGAAGCACCAATCGATGTCCGGTATGAGGGCGTCGACGGGCAAACATACAACCCGCTTCGTCACGGTCTAACTGTCGCAACTTTCATACTCCAGCTGATTCGTGACCGACACCCACTAATTTTCTTTGGCGTTCCAGGAGTGGTCTTGACTGTCGCTGGAACACTCTACGGACTAGATACAATCCTCATCTACCAAGTCTCAGGAGTATTCTACCCCGGCAAGGTGCTCATCGCAGGATTTACTACGATTCTCGGCGTCCTCGGCGTCTTTGTGGGCCTTATTTTGAACCGTATTTCGAACATGATCACCGAACTCAAACACGACTTCAGACCATGA
- a CDS encoding NAD-dependent epimerase/dehydratase family protein: MVQGQTVLITGGAGFIGSHLADALVEDNDVYILDNLSTGKPSNLPADVELIRGDIQDTDVFESLPQADLIFHEAALVSVPKSVEEPARSHAINMGGTLNVLEYARDVNARIVLASSTAIYGDADEIPTPEAESKKPSSPYGIDKTTLDHYAQVYHELYDLEAVPLRYFNVYGPRQAAGDYSGVISIFLKQALNDEPITVHGDGSQTRDFVHVDDVVQANLKAATTDHVGEPYNVGTGSETSIRELAETIRDVTDSNSEIVHTDGRDGDIERSLADISKAQSQLGYEPTILLSEGLATLVEHKKSN, translated from the coding sequence ATGGTTCAGGGTCAAACGGTCCTTATCACGGGTGGAGCAGGCTTCATTGGGAGTCATCTTGCAGACGCACTCGTTGAGGACAACGACGTCTACATCCTGGATAATCTCTCTACAGGGAAACCGTCTAACCTACCCGCGGATGTCGAACTCATCCGCGGTGACATTCAGGATACGGACGTATTCGAATCCCTCCCACAGGCCGACCTTATCTTCCATGAAGCCGCCCTCGTGAGTGTCCCCAAGTCTGTCGAGGAGCCAGCGCGTTCACACGCGATTAACATGGGCGGCACGCTCAATGTTCTTGAGTATGCCCGTGATGTCAACGCTCGTATCGTCCTTGCCTCGAGTACGGCTATCTATGGCGATGCCGACGAAATCCCAACACCGGAAGCAGAATCCAAGAAGCCCTCCTCACCCTATGGGATCGACAAGACAACTCTCGACCACTACGCACAGGTCTATCACGAGCTCTACGACCTGGAAGCAGTCCCACTTCGGTATTTCAACGTGTACGGCCCACGGCAAGCCGCAGGTGACTACAGTGGTGTTATCAGCATCTTCCTCAAGCAGGCACTCAACGATGAGCCGATTACGGTCCACGGCGATGGCTCACAAACGCGTGATTTCGTACACGTCGACGATGTCGTCCAAGCAAATCTGAAAGCCGCAACGACGGACCACGTCGGCGAGCCCTACAACGTCGGGACAGGGAGTGAAACGAGTATCCGAGAACTCGCGGAAACGATCCGCGACGTTACTGATTCGAACTCGGAAATCGTGCACACAGACGGTCGTGACGGTGACATCGAACGGAGTCTCGCAGACATCTCTAAGGCCCAATCTCAACTGGGTTACGAGCCCACTATCCTGCTATCAGAAGGGCTTGCAACACTTGTCGAACATAAGAAGTCAAATTGA
- a CDS encoding metal-dependent hydrolase, producing the protein MWPWGHAAVGYLLYSLYSRSVRNQPPTGLTVVVVGFGTQFPDLIDKPLAWTVSVLPAGRSLAHSLLTASLVIGVVVVLARRANRSPLAGAFGIGYLSHLAADGLYPFLEGEFASLSYLAWPLLPLPAYETDKSILAHFAAFEFELFAMLEFGLVPLAFVVWVYDDYPGIDLLRRLLTR; encoded by the coding sequence ATGTGGCCCTGGGGACACGCGGCGGTCGGATATCTGCTCTACTCGCTGTACAGCCGCAGTGTGCGTAACCAGCCGCCAACAGGCCTCACGGTCGTCGTTGTCGGATTTGGTACCCAATTTCCGGACCTTATTGACAAACCACTCGCGTGGACCGTTTCGGTTCTTCCGGCGGGGCGGTCACTCGCGCACTCACTGCTCACGGCGTCGCTCGTCATCGGTGTCGTTGTCGTTCTCGCACGACGGGCCAATCGATCGCCGTTGGCAGGGGCCTTCGGAATTGGCTACCTCTCGCACCTCGCGGCAGACGGTCTGTATCCGTTTCTCGAAGGTGAGTTTGCTTCCCTCTCGTACCTTGCGTGGCCGCTTCTTCCCCTCCCCGCCTACGAGACTGACAAGAGCATCCTCGCCCATTTTGCGGCCTTCGAGTTCGAACTGTTCGCCATGCTCGAGTTTGGATTGGTTCCACTCGCTTTCGTCGTGTGGGTCTATGACGACTACCCCGGTATCGATTTGCTACGTCGCCTCTTGACCAGGTAG
- the glmS gene encoding glutamine--fructose-6-phosphate transaminase (isomerizing), whose amino-acid sequence MCGIIGYVGPATNPDEVLMSGLSSLEYRGYDSAGIAVANGNLRIKKREGELNALEDAVEQYSFSGNVGIGHTRWSTHGPPSDYNSHPHTDEDETVAVVHNGIIENYQALRDELTAEGIEFTSDTDSEVVPHLVAKYLDEGDDPESAFLRAVDRLEGSYALACVVADEDAIFAARNDSPLVLGIGDDGYYLASDVPAFLEYTRDVVYLDDGEFVTLRPDDYTVTTADGATVDKQVKTVNWSAEQTGKSGYDHFMLKEINEQPTSLRQCLSGRVDELTGEIAVEELDDLDTPSAVQFVACGTSYHASLYAAALLRDGGVPATAYLASEYATANPPIPEDTLVVGITQSGETADTMSALRDAKSRGAETLALTNVVGSTAARECDHVLYIRAGPEIGVAATKTFSSQLIGANLLVEKLLSETDTHRELITALRDLPTDVQTILDESNAEEIVEQFLDSTAFFFIGRGLHFPVSLEGALKFKEITYEHAEGFAAGELKHGPLALVTANTPVFAVVTGNDESAQKTIGNIKEVEARDAPVVVVTDGESDAERYADAVLEIPETNERMAPLLANIQLQLVAYHMANRLNRSIDKPRNLAKSVTVE is encoded by the coding sequence ATGTGCGGCATTATCGGTTACGTCGGTCCCGCTACGAATCCGGACGAGGTCCTCATGTCTGGACTCTCAAGCCTCGAATATCGAGGATACGACTCTGCAGGAATCGCCGTGGCAAACGGTAACCTCCGAATCAAGAAACGAGAGGGAGAACTGAACGCACTTGAGGACGCCGTCGAACAGTACTCGTTCAGCGGCAACGTCGGCATCGGCCACACACGTTGGAGTACCCACGGCCCGCCCTCGGACTACAACTCTCACCCACACACGGACGAAGACGAAACCGTCGCCGTCGTCCACAACGGCATCATCGAGAACTACCAGGCACTCCGTGACGAGCTTACGGCCGAAGGCATCGAGTTTACGAGCGACACAGACTCCGAAGTCGTCCCACACCTCGTCGCGAAATACCTCGATGAGGGTGACGACCCGGAAAGTGCCTTCCTCCGAGCTGTCGACCGACTTGAGGGTTCCTACGCCCTCGCTTGCGTCGTCGCTGACGAGGACGCAATCTTCGCCGCACGTAACGACTCCCCGCTCGTCCTCGGTATCGGCGACGACGGCTACTATCTCGCCTCAGACGTTCCTGCCTTCCTTGAGTACACGCGCGATGTCGTCTACCTCGACGATGGCGAATTTGTTACCCTTCGCCCCGACGACTATACTGTCACCACAGCCGATGGGGCCACCGTCGACAAACAGGTCAAAACTGTCAACTGGAGTGCCGAACAGACTGGCAAGAGTGGCTACGACCACTTCATGCTCAAGGAGATTAACGAGCAGCCGACCTCACTTCGACAATGTCTGAGTGGTCGCGTCGACGAGCTCACTGGTGAGATTGCTGTCGAGGAACTAGATGACCTCGACACCCCAAGTGCCGTCCAGTTTGTCGCCTGCGGTACCTCGTACCACGCATCGCTCTACGCCGCAGCACTTCTTCGCGATGGTGGCGTCCCGGCCACGGCCTATCTCGCAAGCGAGTACGCGACAGCAAACCCACCAATCCCCGAGGACACTCTCGTCGTCGGTATCACTCAGAGCGGAGAGACCGCAGACACGATGAGTGCACTCCGTGACGCCAAGAGCCGCGGTGCGGAGACGCTCGCTCTCACGAACGTCGTCGGCAGCACGGCCGCTCGCGAGTGTGACCACGTACTGTACATCCGAGCCGGTCCAGAAATCGGCGTCGCAGCGACGAAGACGTTCTCCTCACAACTCATCGGGGCAAATCTCCTTGTCGAGAAACTCCTCAGCGAAACCGACACCCACCGTGAACTTATCACGGCACTTCGAGACCTCCCAACCGACGTCCAGACGATTCTCGACGAGTCGAACGCCGAGGAGATTGTCGAGCAGTTCCTCGACTCGACAGCGTTCTTCTTCATCGGCCGTGGCCTACACTTCCCGGTCTCGTTGGAAGGTGCACTCAAGTTCAAGGAGATCACATACGAACACGCCGAAGGGTTTGCAGCAGGCGAGCTGAAACACGGCCCACTCGCGCTTGTCACCGCCAACACACCCGTCTTTGCCGTCGTCACGGGGAACGACGAAAGTGCCCAGAAGACCATTGGGAACATCAAAGAAGTGGAAGCGCGGGATGCACCGGTCGTCGTCGTCACCGATGGTGAGTCTGACGCCGAACGCTATGCAGACGCTGTCCTTGAGATCCCCGAAACCAACGAGCGAATGGCACCCCTCCTCGCGAATATTCAACTCCAGCTTGTCGCGTACCACATGGCAAACCGGCTCAACCGGTCGATTGACAAGCCGCGGAACCTTGCGAAGAGTGTGACCGTTGAATAG
- the wecB gene encoding non-hydrolyzing UDP-N-acetylglucosamine 2-epimerase encodes MNTQSPHITIVLGTRPEIIKLAPIIRACEARSTSYSVIHTGQHYSKNLNEVFFDQLELPQPDYNLAVGSASHGEQTGEMIIGIEEILLEEGTDVVLVQGDTNSVLAGTIAATKLDCEVGHVEAGLRSFDRDMPEEKNRVLTDHAADYLFAPTEQSEALLLEEGLPKDRIYVTGNTVVDAVHQNRELASQKSSVLEEFGLNDTEYGLLTAHRAENVDEKNTFMNLLEGVERVGEELGVEFLYPIHPRARGQLEEFGLQIPEHTQIIPPQDYLDFLQLQSNAKVILTDSGGVQEEACVLNVPCVTLRENTERPETLDVGANCLAGTAPHEIVETTNMMIQTERGWENPFGDGTTAKMILQTIIQSQQQEAV; translated from the coding sequence ATGAACACACAATCTCCGCACATCACTATCGTTCTCGGCACTCGGCCCGAGATTATCAAGCTCGCACCAATTATTCGAGCTTGTGAAGCACGTAGCACTTCGTACAGCGTCATTCATACCGGCCAGCATTATTCAAAGAACCTCAACGAGGTTTTTTTCGACCAGTTGGAACTTCCACAGCCAGATTATAATCTCGCTGTCGGATCTGCATCTCACGGGGAGCAGACTGGAGAGATGATTATCGGTATCGAAGAAATCCTACTTGAGGAAGGTACAGACGTCGTTCTTGTACAAGGAGATACCAATTCTGTTCTGGCAGGAACCATCGCAGCGACAAAACTGGACTGTGAGGTCGGACATGTTGAAGCTGGTCTCCGGAGCTTTGACCGTGATATGCCCGAGGAAAAAAATCGTGTGCTTACAGATCATGCCGCAGACTACCTCTTCGCACCAACAGAACAGTCCGAAGCACTCCTGCTAGAAGAGGGCCTCCCCAAAGACCGAATATACGTTACAGGTAACACGGTTGTCGATGCTGTTCATCAAAACCGTGAATTGGCATCTCAAAAGAGTTCGGTGCTTGAAGAGTTCGGATTGAACGACACCGAGTATGGGCTTTTAACGGCACACCGTGCGGAGAATGTTGACGAGAAGAACACGTTCATGAATCTCTTAGAGGGTGTTGAGCGTGTTGGTGAAGAACTTGGTGTTGAGTTCTTGTACCCAATCCATCCCCGTGCACGAGGGCAGTTGGAAGAGTTCGGACTGCAAATCCCGGAACATACCCAAATTATTCCTCCGCAAGACTACCTTGACTTTCTGCAATTACAAAGTAATGCAAAAGTAATACTCACTGATTCAGGGGGAGTCCAAGAGGAAGCGTGTGTACTTAATGTTCCTTGTGTGACACTCCGGGAAAATACTGAACGGCCAGAAACGCTTGACGTTGGTGCGAACTGCCTCGCTGGGACAGCACCACACGAAATTGTGGAGACTACAAACATGATGATACAAACAGAGCGTGGATGGGAGAATCCCTTTGGAGACGGAACAACTGCAAAAATGATTTTGCAAACAATTATACAGTCACAACAACAGGAGGCAGTTTAA
- a CDS encoding nucleotide sugar dehydrogenase encodes MTDICIHGLGYIGLPTATIFAHSGYDVVGFDTNPEVVSTLRRREVHFDEPGLQQIATEAIDSERLKVKSEPVSADIHIICVPTPFDDTKKQADLGNVAAAGRTIGNLLKEDDLVILESTVPPTTTEEVLQPQLEKSGLVAGRDFGLAHCPETVLPGNMIAELRENDRVIGGIDRRSTERTVELYDSFVEGEIRTTENPTTAEFAKLAQNTFRDTNIALANELAMLADEYDIDSRKAIQLSNHHPRVNIHHPGPGVGGHCLPVDPWFLGQESNNLNLVSTAREINDSMSNYTIELLGEELGTLSNSRIAVLGVAYKGNVDDTRNSPGLKLARELQARKSLGVNEVTATDGGIDDIDVRIHDPCVSDQTLDLVPLDEAVRGAEALVLTTDHTEYAQLSPTRMSKLMDGNLILDTMAHLNKNEWSDAGFNYRQI; translated from the coding sequence ATGACAGACATCTGTATCCACGGTCTCGGTTACATTGGACTCCCAACAGCCACAATATTCGCTCACTCTGGTTACGATGTAGTCGGATTTGACACCAATCCAGAAGTAGTATCTACCCTCAGGAGGAGAGAGGTCCACTTTGATGAACCGGGCCTTCAGCAAATTGCAACTGAAGCAATTGACTCGGAGAGACTCAAAGTCAAGTCTGAGCCCGTATCTGCAGACATTCACATCATTTGTGTACCGACACCGTTCGATGACACAAAAAAACAAGCAGACCTCGGAAATGTGGCTGCAGCTGGGCGGACTATCGGTAACCTTCTAAAAGAAGATGACTTAGTTATTCTCGAATCAACTGTCCCCCCAACGACCACGGAAGAGGTGTTGCAACCGCAACTAGAAAAATCAGGGTTAGTTGCAGGCCGAGACTTTGGGTTAGCACATTGTCCTGAGACAGTACTCCCAGGGAACATGATTGCTGAACTCAGAGAAAACGATCGGGTAATTGGGGGCATTGATCGACGGTCAACTGAACGAACGGTCGAACTATACGACTCTTTCGTTGAGGGAGAGATTCGAACTACAGAAAATCCGACGACCGCTGAATTTGCGAAGCTTGCCCAAAACACATTCCGTGATACAAATATCGCACTCGCAAATGAACTTGCTATGTTGGCAGACGAATATGATATCGATTCTCGCAAGGCAATCCAGCTTTCGAACCACCATCCACGGGTGAATATTCATCACCCAGGGCCCGGTGTGGGTGGTCACTGTCTCCCCGTTGATCCGTGGTTCCTAGGCCAAGAGTCCAACAATCTCAATCTCGTTTCAACAGCCCGAGAGATTAATGACTCCATGTCTAACTACACAATTGAACTTCTGGGGGAGGAGTTAGGAACTTTGAGCAATTCACGAATCGCGGTTTTAGGTGTCGCGTACAAGGGTAATGTTGACGACACGCGAAACAGCCCTGGCTTGAAACTTGCACGTGAGTTGCAGGCTAGAAAGTCTTTGGGAGTGAACGAGGTAACAGCAACGGATGGTGGAATCGATGATATCGATGTTCGAATTCATGACCCATGTGTGTCCGACCAAACGCTGGATCTCGTCCCACTTGACGAGGCAGTTCGTGGCGCCGAAGCTCTAGTCCTCACAACAGATCACACAGAGTATGCGCAGTTATCACCAACTCGAATGTCTAAGCTTATGGATGGAAACTTAATTTTGGACACTATGGCACATCTGAACAAAAATGAGTGGAGTGATGCGGGTTTCAATTACCGCCAAATTTGA
- a CDS encoding sugar phosphate nucleotidyltransferase, whose translation MNISSAVILAAGEGTRLRPLTKHRPKPMLPAANRPILEYVLDALIDAGIDDLHLVVGYKADRVQNHFGPTYRNRNITYHHQHKQLGSGHALLQVADTLDSDFLVVNGDQLIHHEMVTSVLQAHTVEDVATLAVVESDDAPEYGAVRMDGDRISELVEKPHSDSYRLLNAGVYAFAPSFFAEVESTPRQHGELSLSDTIAGLTSTEGPVRGVVTDGVWQDATYPWDLLALSQAILNTDDLIDEPETSDGVYVDATATIHDDATIQAPAIIGPDCVIGPQVVIGPNVSLGRNVTIEAGTVIRDSVIDSDTRIGPNVTAIDTVTGQGVHLGAGSCIPGGKADVRIGTTIHEGVNLGAVISDRAHLGGGVTIHPGILIGPNAHIYAGTSIGRNIRENSEVTN comes from the coding sequence GTGAATATCTCTTCCGCTGTCATCCTTGCAGCAGGCGAGGGTACCCGCCTACGTCCACTCACGAAGCACCGACCGAAACCGATGCTCCCCGCGGCAAACAGACCAATCCTTGAGTACGTTCTTGACGCACTCATCGACGCTGGCATTGACGACCTCCACCTCGTTGTTGGCTACAAAGCTGACAGAGTCCAGAACCACTTCGGCCCAACGTACCGCAACCGTAACATCACATACCACCACCAGCACAAACAGCTCGGAAGCGGCCACGCTCTCTTACAGGTCGCCGACACGCTGGACTCGGACTTCCTCGTCGTCAACGGTGACCAACTGATTCACCACGAGATGGTCACGAGTGTTCTACAAGCACACACAGTCGAGGACGTTGCTACCCTCGCTGTCGTTGAAAGCGACGACGCACCAGAATACGGTGCCGTCCGGATGGATGGTGACAGAATTTCCGAACTCGTCGAAAAGCCACACTCCGATAGCTATCGACTACTCAACGCAGGTGTCTACGCGTTCGCACCATCATTCTTCGCCGAGGTCGAATCAACACCACGCCAACACGGTGAACTATCCCTCTCAGACACCATCGCCGGACTCACCAGTACTGAGGGTCCAGTCCGTGGCGTTGTCACTGACGGTGTGTGGCAAGATGCGACTTACCCGTGGGATCTTCTCGCTCTCTCCCAAGCGATTCTGAACACCGATGACCTCATCGACGAACCAGAAACCAGCGACGGTGTCTACGTCGACGCTACTGCGACCATCCATGACGATGCAACCATCCAAGCACCAGCAATTATCGGACCTGACTGTGTCATCGGACCTCAGGTAGTCATCGGGCCAAATGTCTCGCTGGGTCGGAACGTCACGATCGAAGCCGGTACTGTCATCCGTGACTCTGTCATCGACAGTGACACACGAATCGGACCAAACGTCACCGCAATCGATACCGTCACTGGTCAAGGAGTCCACCTCGGTGCTGGAAGCTGTATCCCTGGTGGCAAAGCAGACGTTAGAATCGGAACCACGATTCACGAAGGCGTTAACCTGGGCGCGGTCATCTCCGACCGTGCTCACCTCGGTGGCGGCGTAACAATTCATCCAGGTATCCTTATTGGTCCAAATGCACACATTTATGCCGGAACATCAATAGGTAGGAATATCAGAGAGAACTCTGAGGTGACAAATTAA
- a CDS encoding tubulin/FtsZ family protein, with product MRLILLGVGQAGGKIVDRFLQYEQQTNQDFIVGTVALNTARADLRGLEHIPDRRRHLFGQTEVNGHGVGADNELATRLTVEDAQELIRATDDIPTSKADAFLVVAGLGGGTGSGAAPVIARELDRIYAQPIYGLGILPGTDEGSIYTYNAARSFQTFIDEVDNLLLFDNDAWMQSGEDVTSAYDSMNEKLVRRLSVIFNAGEVSGSDAVGESVVDSSEIINTLKGGGVTTIGFASSELPDDSSSGFSIRGLLGSSTPKPDEVEAVSRITTAARRAARGRLTLPADLSSTERALVVVSGPPAWLSRKGIEQSSQWLEEETTSMEIRGGDDPQPSSKYVSVAGLFSGVTDIPRLKQLQQQAMETDEWQENRDEVSEENLETLVEDPTDRLDSLF from the coding sequence ATGCGCCTCATCTTACTTGGTGTCGGACAGGCCGGTGGGAAAATTGTTGACCGCTTCCTCCAGTACGAACAACAGACAAATCAGGACTTCATCGTTGGCACCGTTGCACTCAACACCGCCCGTGCAGACCTCCGTGGGCTCGAGCACATTCCGGACCGTCGCCGACACCTCTTCGGACAGACCGAAGTGAACGGCCATGGTGTCGGTGCCGACAACGAACTCGCGACCAGACTGACAGTCGAAGACGCACAGGAACTCATTCGAGCGACTGACGACATCCCGACCTCCAAAGCTGACGCGTTCCTCGTCGTCGCCGGTCTCGGCGGTGGAACGGGAAGCGGTGCTGCGCCCGTCATCGCACGTGAGTTAGACCGAATCTACGCACAACCAATCTACGGTCTCGGAATCCTCCCTGGGACGGATGAAGGGAGTATCTACACGTACAACGCCGCTCGTTCGTTCCAGACGTTCATCGACGAGGTAGACAACCTCCTCTTGTTCGACAACGATGCGTGGATGCAGTCGGGTGAGGATGTGACGAGTGCCTATGACTCGATGAACGAGAAACTGGTTCGACGGCTGTCGGTCATCTTCAACGCGGGAGAAGTCTCTGGCTCGGATGCCGTTGGTGAGAGTGTCGTCGACTCCAGCGAGATTATCAACACGCTCAAAGGTGGCGGTGTCACGACAATCGGATTCGCCTCGAGTGAACTCCCGGACGACAGTTCCTCAGGATTCAGTATTCGTGGCCTTCTCGGCTCGTCGACACCGAAGCCCGACGAAGTAGAGGCTGTGAGCCGGATTACGACCGCTGCACGACGGGCTGCCCGTGGACGCCTCACACTGCCTGCTGATCTCTCTAGTACCGAGCGTGCGCTCGTCGTCGTGAGCGGCCCACCAGCGTGGTTGAGTCGAAAGGGAATCGAACAGAGCAGCCAGTGGCTCGAAGAAGAGACTACTAGTATGGAAATTCGCGGCGGCGACGATCCGCAGCCATCATCGAAGTATGTCTCTGTCGCTGGGCTTTTCTCTGGCGTCACAGACATCCCACGGCTCAAGCAGCTCCAACAGCAGGCCATGGAGACCGATGAATGGCAAGAAAACCGGGATGAGGTCTCTGAGGAGAACCTGGAGACGTTGGTTGAGGACCCAACTGACCGCCTCGATTCACTCTTCTAG